AACACGGCGAAAATCGCGAGCGCGCGCGGAATGAAGGCGAGCACACTATCGTGAATCGACGTGACGGTCTGGAGCACGCTGACCAGCACGCCGGCGATCATGCCCGCCATCAGAATCGGCAGGGCCAACACGAATGCCACTTCGATGGCCTGGCGCGTGACGCCGACGACAAGTGCTTCAGGCAAGACCCCTCCTTCGCAGCTCGTGGTGCAAGTCCGTCTGCATTCGGCCGGCGCTGCATCCGGGCGCATCACCGGTCTCGGCCCTCGACAAGCTCGGGACGCCCTGAGCCTGTCGAAGGGCGGTGCGACGACGCACTTCCACCACGGACTGCTACACGAAACTGCGCACGAGCGATTTCACGACCAGCGACCACCCATCGACCGTCACGAACAGGACCAGCTTGAAGGGCAGCGAGATCATGGCAGGCGGCAACTGCATCATGCCCATCGACAGCAGGCTGGTCGACACGACCAGATCAATGAGCAGGAACGGCACGAACACGAAAAACCCCATCTGGAAGCCGGTCTTGATCTCCGACATCACGTAGGCCGGAATCACGACGCGC
This window of the Acidobacteriota bacterium genome carries:
- a CDS encoding flagellar biosynthetic protein FliQ, translated to MPEALVVGVTRQAIEVAFVLALPILMAGMIAGVLVSVLQTVTSIHDSVLAFIPRALAIFAVFALTFPWMLRLASGFTRQLLTNLPEIIR